The Nitrosomonadales bacterium nucleotide sequence CGTGCCCCCCGGCGATGGCAGCCTTGGCGAACAGATAGGCCGAATCGCTGGCTTGGTGCTGGTACGGCCCCTCGTTGACGACAATTCCGAATTTCATGCGGCCACCTCGCTCAGAAACGAATGTGCGTCGAAGCGTTCAGGTTGGCACGCGAACCGCGCCAATCGTCGATCAGGTACTTGGTGAACGGCAGTCCGGTCTTCTCGAAGAAGCGCGGCCAACCGATACGGTCGATCCAGTCCGCCATGCGCTCCCATGGACGGGCGTCCTCCTTGTAGACGTGCAGGATGTTCTTCACCACCTCGGCCACTTCGGGCCAGCGCGGCGCGTTGTTCGGCAGGCCGGACGCGACCATCTTCATGAAGGTCGGCTTGCCGCGCGCATTGGAGTTCTTGCCGCCCACCCAGATCGCCAGCTTGGAATATTCCGGATCGTTGATCTGCATCGGCGGGCACGGGGGATAACAAGCGCCGCAGCACATACATTTGGACTCGTCGATCTCCAGTGAAGGCTTGCCATTGACCATCGCGGGGCGGATCGCCGCGACCGGGCAGCGCGCCACCACCGCAGGGCGTTCGCACACGTTGGCAACCAGTTCATGGTTGATCTTCGGCGGCTTGGTATGCTGCACGATGATGGCCAGGTCGGCCTGTCCGCCGCAGTTGATCTCGCAGCAGGAAGTGGACAGGTGCACGCGGTTGGGCATCTCTTCGCGCTTGAACTCCTCGTACAGCTCGTCCATCAGCGCCTTCACCACGCCCGAGGCATCGGTGCCGGGAATGTCGCAATGCAGCCATCCCTGAGTATGCGCGATCATGGTCACGGAATTGCCGGTGCCGCCGACCGGGAAGCCGCTCTTCTCCAGTTCGGCGATCAGCGGATCGACCTTCTTCTCGTCCGAGACGATGTACTCGATGTTGGAACGGATGGTGAAACGCACGCGGCCTTCGGCGAACTGGTCGGCGATGTCGCACAGCTTGCGGATGGTGTACACATCCATCTGGCGCTGGGTACCGGCACGCACCGACCACACTTCGTCGCCACTGTGCGATACATGGTGCAGCACACCGGGACGCGGACGGTCATGGTAGCGCCAGTTGCCATAGTTCTTCAGCAACGCAGGGTGCAGGTACTGCGTGTTCTCCGGCACGCCGGTCTCTTTGGGCTTGCGCTTTGCGGCGGGTTTCTCGGCTTGAACGGCTTGATTCATTCTCTCTCTCCAGAGTTAGAAAATTCGCATAGCGATTCGTTTGCCTCCTCTCCCGCTTGCGGGGGAGGATTGAGGAGGGGGAAACGAGCAATCGCGAGATTCATTGTCAGATAATTCTATTTATTGCTCGTTAGGCGGCTTGCTTCTTGGCTTTGATCTTGGCGACCTCATCGTCCCATCCGTCGGTGCGGACATAGGGATTCATGCGCGGCGAACTGATCATCGCGGGATCGGCGTCGATCTCCATCGCATCGAGGAAAGTGGCCAGACCGATGCGCTCGATCATCTCGCCGGTGCGTTCGTGCTCCAGCGCGTTCTCGGCGAAGAAATCGATGGTGCGCTGCGCGAAATCGACCAGCTTCTCCACATCCTCGTCGCTATCCAGCTTCATGAACGGGATCAGCACGGTGCCCATCAGACCGCCGATCTTCAGGTGGCTCTTGCCGCCGACGAGGATGGTCGCGCCCTTGTCCTTGCCGGGCGCCAGCGCGCCGGTCATCACGTTGATGCAGTGCATGCAGCGCACGCAATCCTGGTTGTCGATCTCGACCGCATGGGTGTCGCTCACCGCCACGCTGGAGATGTGCTCGCCCTTCCTGACCTTGCCGATCTCCTTGAGCTGGAAGGTCTTGGTCGGGCAGCGCGCCACCACGTCGTTCACCAGTTCGTCCATGCCGTGCTTGGCGAACCATTTCTTCGCCAGCCCCTCGTCGGTGCGGATGTTGTCGCGCCAGGTGCCGATCACGGCCATGTCGGCGCGCTGCACCGAATTCATGCAGTCGTTCGGGCAACCGGAGAACTTGAACTTGAACTTGTACGGCAGCGAAGGGCGGTGGATGTCGTCAAGAAAGGTGTTCAGCACCGCGCGGTGCGCCTTGGCTTCGTTGTAGCAGGACTGTTCGCAACGTGCGGCGCCCACGCAGGACATCGAGGTGCGTACTGCCGGACCGGCTCCGCCGAGGTCGAAACCCATCTCGTTGATCTCGTCGAATGCCTTCTGCACATTGTCGGTGGTCGCGCCCTGGAACATGATGTCGCCGGACTGTCCGTGGAAAGCGATCAGGCCCGAGCCGTATTTTTCCCAGATGTCGCAGAACTTGCGCAGGGTGTCAGTATCGTAGTGCATGCCGGGCGGCGGCATCACGCGCAGCGTGTGGAATTCTGCGGCATCCTTGAACTTGGGCGTGCCGTCCTCGTTCTTCAGCTCGGTGAAGCGCGGGATCACACCACCGCCGTAACCGAACACGCCGACCGTGCCGCCCTTCCAGTACCCTTTTTTGGTCTTGTAGGATTCTTCCAGCTGCCCCAGCAGGTCGACCACATAATCCTTATCCTTGGCCAGATCCTTCAGGCCGGTCACGAAACTGGGCCACGGGCCATCCTCGAGCTTGTCGAGGTTCGGGGTATCATGCATTTTCTTAGCCATAATTTTCCTTTCAGTCACGTCGCCCTGGTTCAGACTGCAGGCAAACGATTCAATGGCCCGGCAGAAGCGGGCGGTAGTGAGCGGTTCCGACTCCAGAACGTACCCGGAGAACGACCTCACCGATTATTCAAATTGGTGACGCATGGTACGGTGCATCCCCTGACGATTCCATCACCCTTAGCGGCTATCTTCAATAACCCTTATGGGTGGGGGCTCGGCTGCCACTGGCAGTATTCCAATTCACTCGCCATTGGCGATAGACTGGCGTCCCGCATCATCAAGTCAGGATGCCTGACAGGATGGTGCGTTTTGCCCGAACGACTGGAGAGCATGATGGCGCAAATCACTGCATTGGGAAAGATCAGGGTTCCCCTGGGCGGACAGGAGATCGACCTGCAGCAGATCGACCACGTCGAGGGCGGTATGAGTCTGCTGCGCATCCGCATCCGCGAAGGCAAGCGCTTCACCATCTTCGATATCGATCCGGCCACGGCACAGCAATGGGCGGACATGATGCAGCATTGGGCCACCCCCCGTGAACGGACGAACGATGGCCCATAGCGCGCCCGACATGATCGACATGGTTTTTGGGCTGGAAGGCGGGATGCTTTCCGGCGATTACCCCTTCGCGCTGTGGGCAGCACTGGCTGCACGACTTCCCGCTCTGGCGGAAGACGAACATGTCGGCGTGCTGCCCCTGCACCTTTCGGCAAGCAGCGAGGGGATGTTGCTCACCGGGCGGTCCCGGCTGTCGCTGAGATTGCCGACAGCGCTGACAGATGTGGCGCGCGCCTTATCGGGGCAGCAACTCGACATCCCCGGAGCCACCCTGCGGCTGGGCGACTGCAAGGCGCGCGCGATCCAGCCACACCCGACACTGCATGCGCAACTGGTCGCATGCGCGGACGACGAAATAGTCTTCATGGACAGCATCCAGGCACAACTGGCCGGGATGGGCGTCGCCGGAAAGATGATCTGCGGCAGGCGGCGCACCCTTGCCGGCTTGCAACAGACGATACAGGGCTACAGCCTGGTGCTGCACGACCTGTCTCCGGATGCTTCGTTGCGGGTGCAGTCTGCCGGCATGGGCGAGGCACGCCGCTTCGGCTGCGGATTTTTCGTGCCCCACAAGGTCATTTCGGATCTGGAATGACGATGGGGATGGTTCTTTCAATCTTTAGCGAGGAGGATATGCAATGGGACACCTGATTGCCGGCAATGAACTTGAAACCGATGGCGACGGCTATCTGCTGGAACCGGACTATAGCGAGGAGTCAGTCCATGTGATCGCCGCCGCCGAGGGCATCGAACTGACGCCCAAGCACTGGGAGGTCATCAACTATCTGCGCAACGAATACCGCGAACACGGCCACACCCCGAACTTTCGCAACATGCTGAAGGGGATCAATGAATTCTGGCCGGAAGCTGACAGCAAAGCGCTGTATGATTTATTCCCGACCGGCCCGGCGAAACAAGGGGCAAAAGTGGCCGGCCTGCCGCAGCCGTACGGCAAGGGCGGATATTGAAACCGTTGCGCGCACGATAGAACCGCGCGCCAGAAAACAACAGGGAGTCCAAAAATATGAGCCACCAAGATCTTCACGCCAACGTGACACTGGATATGCGCGGCCTGAGTTGCCCGGCACCGTTGCTGGGCGCCAAGCGCGTGATAAACGACCTGAAGAACGGGCAGGTCATGCTGCTGCTTTCCGATTGCCCCGGTACCCAGGACGACCTTTTTGCCTGGGCTGAACAGACACACAACCAGATATCGAAGACCGTATCGATGCCGGACGGCGGCACGGGCTATTACATCACCAGGGGCAAGGACGAAACGAGGACGGCCAACGTGGTGCTCGACATCCGCGGCGTGACCTGCCCAGGGCCCATCGTCGAAGCCAAGAAACTGCTGAACGGCATGCATTCGGGCGAGGTGCTCAAGCTGATCAGCAATTGTCCCGGCATCCATTCCGACATCGCCGGCTGGGCCAGCATGACTGGCGTGAAGATCCTCGAAACCACCGAAGTGTCTGCAGGCGAATACGAGTTCTACCTGCAAAAGGGCTGAGCTTCCCCGTCATGCGCATCAAGAGCCACTGGTTCAAGGACGGTCGCGAACGTTCCCCGCGCGAGATCTCGGATGCACTGGCCTTCGTCGTGTCACGCATCGCCGACAACGCACTGAAGAACACCCGCAAGGCGGATTTCGAGATCGAGGTCGGCGCGCAGTATCTCGACTTCCTTGCCGAGTTCCTGTTGTTCTTGGTCCTGGTCGCGGATCGCATCGCGTATCGTGAACTTTCCGCAGAGGATCGCACCGCCTTCACCGGCAACCTTGCGAACCGCGTGGGCGAGATCTATGCCGAGAACCGCAGCCGCCTGCTGGATGACGACCTGAAGCACTGCAAACAGCGTTTCATCGACCTGCTCAACCTGCGTGCCGATGAATACTCCGGTTTCGGCTATGACGAGGACGGCCCGGATTATGCCTTCTACCGCTATCTCGCCTGGTGCATCGGCGAGACCATGAACGATGCGGATCGTATCTGGATTACTGATCAGATGATCAGCATCGAGGCACCGGAAGCGGTGCGCATGGTGGAAAAGACCTTGCGCGACCTGACCGACGCCGAACCGCGTCCGGGACACCGGCGTGCTACCGGCAGGGATTGAGATGCCCGACGCCTTCGACCTGCACGAAACCGAAAGCTATCTGCGCTGGCGTGAACGGAAGCTTGTCGTCGCGCCGCGCTCCCTTGACGAACTCATCGTCGAAGTGCGCGACCCGCGCGCGCTCCTGCCGTCCGAACATGGCGCACTGATGGAACGCATCCGGCGCTGCAACATGGCCATCTACGCCAGTCCGATGCATGATGCGGACACGCAGATACCGCGCCTGCTTGGAAGGCAGTTCGGCCTGGAACGCCTCGACGCCAACTGGCTGGCCGGCGAGGACGGCATTTCCGAGATACGCGTGTTCGATGGCGGCACGCGCAAGCACTACATCCCGTATACCGACAAGCCGATCAAATGGCACACCGACGGCTATTACAATCCGCCGGAACGCACGATACGCGCGATGGTGCTGCACTGCATACACGACGCAGCGAACGGCGGCGACAACCGCCTGATGGACCACGAGATGGCCTACCTGCTGTTGCGCGATGCAGACCCCGCGCATGTCCGCGCCCTGATGCAGGCGGACGCGATGACCATCCCGGAACGGGTGGACGAGACCGACGGCGTGCGCGCCGCGCAGAGCGGCCCGGTGTTCTCGCTGGATGGCTCCGGCAATCTGCACATGCGCTACACCGCCCGCACCCGCAGCATCGAATGGAAACAGGATGCCGCAACCCTGGCGGCCGTCGCGGCACTGGAAAGCCTGCTGGCGGCGGAGGAAAATCCGCATGTCTTCCATGCCCGGCTCGGACCCGGCATGGGTCTGCTGTGCAACAACGTACTGCACGACCGTGCCGCGTTCAGCGACGATTCCGCCCATCCACGCCTGCTGTACCGCGCCCGCTATTACGATCGCATCGCCACTCCGTAAACGCGGCGTGCACAACAAATAAAAACGGCCAGACTAGCTGGCCGTTTTGGTTCTTCCGTGAAGTGGATCCTAGAAGCGATGGCTATACATCAACTGCCAGTTCAGCTGGCTGTGGTCGATGGTGTAGCCGCCCGCTGCCGCCGGGGCTGTCACGGTCACCTTGGGTGCATAGGAAAGCGACACGTTCAGGTCGGACACCTTGTCGAAAGCATAGCCGGCACCAACGGTATAGTGGTTCTTGATGGTGGCTGGGAACAACGGGTTGACGGTATTGTCCGGCACCGGATTGCTGGACAGATTCGTGCCGGCACGCAAAATCAGCGCATCGGAAGTCCTGTATGCAACGCCGATGTTGAACACGTCCTGATCCTTCCAGTTCTGCGGCATCTTCATGTCCATATTGATGCCGCCCATGTCCGCGCTGCTGAAAGTCATGTGGAAGTCCTTCATGACCTTGGCCCAGCCGATCCGCTTGTAATCGACTGCGATCAACAGATCATCGGTCGCCTGCAAGGCCATCCCGAAACCATAATTTTCCGGGAACTGGAAATTGACGACACTGATATTGCCGTTCAGCGTATAGGTCGTGCCGGCCGGTCCGATGGAGCCCGCATTGTCTATCAGCTGCATCTGCGCGCCACCGGTCGTCATATCGCCGATGCTGGTCTTGGAATGATACGTGGCACCCAATGTCAACTGGTCGCTGACCTTGTAGGTCATGCCCAGCTTACCCGCCCAGCCGGTCGAGTTGGCCTTGCCGGTGAACGCGCTGCCATCCGTGAAGTTGAAATACCCGATGTTGGTCGCGCCGCCGAGGAATGGGGGCAGTGCCGCTGCAGCAGCGCCCGTTGCCGTCAGGTTGCCGCCGGCTGCCAGCGCGCCCATTTGTGCGGTAGTCATCGCCATCTGCAGGTCCATTCCGCCCCAGACAAGATCCAGCGACCCGGCAATAGTCAGGTCAGGAGTCACATCGTAGGAAAGGGGCACGATCACATTGCCCACGCTCACTTCGGAACGGCTCGGTTTGCCGGAACCGGCGCCCACCCAGTCGTTGGCCGTGTATTCCGTCCCCATGCCGCCCACCGCGAACATGCCCACGCCATAGGCCAGCGCACCTTCTTTCTTGCTCCAGCCGACTGCCGGCATGTAGTAGCCAGTACCGCCGGACTTGGCGTCCGGCATGGTTGGCATCTTTGAGGTGATGCTCGGATGCAGGCCGCCCAATGCGACATCCAGACGGTTGGTGCCGTCCTTCATCAACCCCAGTGTTGCCGGGTTGTTCGCCATCGCCGCATTACCGTTGTCGTACGCCATGGATGCGCCGCCCATGCCCGTGGCAATAGGACCATAACCTTCCATAAACATACCGTTGGTCGCATTCGCCAACGGCGACGCCATTATGCCGGCAGCAAACAGCGAAACGACAATCTTGTTCACTCTCATGTGATTCTCCCTGGGTGTTTGTATGAACAACTTAAAAAAACAAGGCCAATGATGCTAAGACTTGGCATTGTACTGCACGATCGGAATAATTTGCGTCACAGACAATGCGTCAGACAAACAGGCAGATGTCAGTCTCGCCCGCAAAGCCCATGAAGGTTGTCGCGCCGCCGTATTCCACGTTGTCGATGAATTCGCTCTTGTCGAACTCGAACAGATCGACTGTCATCTGGCAGGCGATGAACTTCACATCCGCCTCCAGGCACAGGTCGCGCAGTTCCTCCAGCGATGCGACGCCATGTTTGGCCAGTTTCTGCTTCATCATCATGGTGGCCATGGACTCCATGCCGGGCAGCATCTGCACCATCACCGGCATCGGTACCGGCATCGGCATGGCCGGGTTTGCCAGCGGGCTGATCTTCACGTCGGACAGATCCTTGCGCAGCAACTGCAGGCCGTAGAAAGTGAAGAACACCTGCACTTCGTAACCGAGTGCCGCTGCGGTCGAAGCCAGGATGAACGGCGGATACGCCATGTCCAGCGTGCCCTTGGTGGCGATGATCGCCATTCTTTTGGTTGTCATATCAGATCTCCGTGCGAGTTGTCGTTCCGGTCAAAAAATGCAGGTCATTTCTTCTGCATGAAGAAAATATACTTGCCGCCCTCTTCTGCCTGTTCGAGCAGGGGGTTGCCGGTCTGGTCGGCGAACGCCTGCATGTCCTTGATCGAGCCGCAATCGGTGGAGATCATCTTGAGCACTTGACCCGAGGTCATCTCGGCAAGCGCCTTTTTCGTCTTCAGGATGGGCAGCGGGCACGACAGGCCGCTGGCGTCATATTCTTTATCGAAATTCATGTTGCCTCCTTTAGGTAAAACATAAAGACCGCACTCGACGGTTCGTCAAGCGCAATCGAACATAATTGCCGCCATTATAAGAACAATCTGCCAATCAGCGTCCATAACCATGAAGGGGTGCCTGAATAACCCATTAGGGTTATCCACTATCCACTCGTTCAAAGATCACCGTTGCTGGCCGCCAGCATCATATCCTTGAGGTGGGACATGATGCGTTCCGCTTCCTTGCGGGTTGCGACGGGCAGCCTCTTGAACATCGCCGGATCCATGAACATGGAGATCACCCAGCGCTTTCCCTGCATGTCTTCTAGCAGGGCGATGCGGCAAGGCATGAAGGCGATGGTGGACGGATCCGCCTCGATCATCTTCAAGGCAGTCGTGGCATCGCAGAAACTGAAAATCTCCATGCGTTTTGCCGGCTTTCCGGTCAACGCCTCGATCTCCTTGTAGAGCGGGCTGGCCCCGACGAACTTGATGTTGTGCTGGTTCGCCCTGAGCTTGAGCGACTCGGTCGCATCTTCGAAGCTGACGGCATCCTGTATCTGGATACGTGCGATCTGCACTTTCATGGTGGAGATGGAGAGTTTGTCCTGAGCGGATACCCAGGAAGAAAAGACAAGCAGTAGTACGGACAGGAGGAACTGGAAGCGTGTCATGTCGATTTTTCTCACATGTCAGAAATGAACAAGGCATCCGCCCGTTGCCGGGGGATGCCTTGGTAGTGGATCACAGCAGAACGTCGTTCAGGATGTTCTTCAACCAGTAGGCGGCGAATGCCCCCTCCAATTCAGACCGCTTGGCTGACACGCCACCGCCTTCTGCAGAGACCATAGCCTGCTTCTCGGCATTGAAGTGATAGACGTTCGCCACGTGCATCGCTTCGATGTCGCTCACCATGCTGTAGCAGGTGTTGGCGATGATCGGATGTTGATCCGGCTGCTTGCCCTGCATCAGTTCGATGATGGCCGCCGCGCAGATCTTGGCCTGCGAGGTCGCCATATGTCCCGACTTGGGCAGCGCGGCAGAGACCGCGTCGCCAATGACGTGGATGTTGCCATGCACCCTGGAGGTGTAGCTCAGGAAGTCCACCCCGCACCAGCGCGCATCCACGTTGGCTACGCCGGCCATATCGGCCAGCACGCCGGAACGCATCGGCGGGATCACGTTCAGCACATCCGCCTTCACATCCTCGAACTCGGTCCTGGCTGTTTTGGTCGCCGCATCGACGCCAAGGACCATGGCGTTCGGACGATATTCCACCATGCCCGGATAGAGCTCGTTCCAGGCTGCCATGAACAAGCCCTTCTTCGAGGTGATATCCGGATTCGCGTCCAGAACCAGCACCTTGGACTTGGGCTTGTTCTGCTTCAGGTAGTGAGCGATCTGGCAAGCACGCTCATAAGGGCCCGGCGGGCAGCGATAGGGGCCTTTTGGAATGGAAATCGCCACGACGCCACCGTCCTGCATCGATTCCAGTTGCTTGCGCAACATGACGGTCTGCGCCCCGGCCTTCCATGCATGCGGGATACTCTCTTCCGCCACTTTGGCATCGAGCCCCTCGATCTTGTCGAACATGAAATCCACGCCCGGAGCGATGACAAGGCGGTCATATTTCAGGTGCCCCCTCTCCAGCATGACCGTCTGCTTCTCGACATCGATGGCGTTGACTTCGCCCTTGATGAGCTTGACGCCGTACTTCTTCTCCAAGGTGTCGTAGCTCAGGGTCAGATCCTCGATCTTGCGACTACCCCCCAGTACCGTATTGCTCATTGGACAGGAGATGAACAGCGGATTGCGCTCGACCAGCACCACTTCGATCTTGTTGTTGCTCCACTTGCGGATGTACTTGGCGGCTGTGGCACCACCGAAACCGCCACCGACCACGACCACGCGCAATCCCTTCTTTCTGACAAGTTCGCTCGATGCGAACGCCAACCCGGGGAATGCGCCGATCACGATCCCTGCCGCGCTGGCCTTGATGAAATCCCGACGACTGAATGTCATGATGTGCTCCTCTGATTAGTTATGGGTTAGCGGCGCTTCTGGGCTGCGAAGAAATCGGCGAGTATGCCGATCTCCTCATCCGAATAGCCCTTCGCGTGCTGGTGCATCACCGTGGCGGGACGTGCACCGGATTTGAAATCCTTCATCTGCGCAACGAAGAGCGCCTTGTCCATGCCGGCCAGAACCGGCATCCCCCCTTCGCTGTATCCATCGGTGCCATGACAGGCGGAACAGGAAGCGGCGATGTTGCGCGAGTGTTTGTCCGCATCGGCATGGGCCATCGCGCCCAGCGACAGACCGATGACAAGAATCAGCAATCGAAATAACTTCATTGTGCGACCCTCCCTTTTAATAATGATGGAATACACGTCACCCCTCCGCCTTTCGGCGGCATTGCCCTGCCACGGTCAGTCGATGACCGTTTGATCCTCGCGACTGTCACCCCGATTGTCGGTCCAGGCAACAGACACCCTCTCCCCTTTGTTTCCGCCCTGGAAGCGGAAGATCAGGTAGGGATTCTTGGAGACCGACGTGCCGAACTGGCCAGACAGGACAGTGCGTCCCTGATGCTTGACCTGCATGTCGGTGATATACCAGGCGGGCACGAGATTGCCGGCTTCGTCCTTGCGACGGCCATTCTCCATCTCGTGTTGCATCATCAAACGGACCTCGGTAAGGCCGTCCTTCGCGGTGGCACGTATCCGGGTCGGGTTGGACATCAGCACCCCCCCTGATTCACTTTGACTTCCTTGCCGGCACGGTAGAACTTGCCCCCTGCCTTGACCAGAACGATCACGCTGGAAGTCTGCGCCATGCGGATGCGGGTGGTCAGGAAGGCGGGTGTACCAGACGGTATGGTGAAATTCGCCACCAGCATGGTGGGATTCTTGTCTACCAGAATGGATATCTGTGAGACGCCGGCAAGCGAGGTTTCGATGGTGACGGGAACCAGCGCGCCATTCTCTGCCACATCGGGCGCGGTCAGACCGACCAGAGAGCTTTGCTCGGCGAGGAACCCCCCAAGCGCATCCAGCGCTTCATCCAGATTCTTGGTGTCGAACACGGTACGCTTGAGCTCTTCGGCCGAGGCGGATGCGGGGAACAACCCCAGTGTCGCAAACAGGCCAACGAGGCCGAGACCGCCCGCAGTCTTCAACAGACTGCGTCGCTGCAGATCCGCCATCTCTGAACTTGCGTGCATCCAGCCCCCTCCCATGAATGGATCAAAGCTCGTGCGATTGGATATTACTTGATGCCAGATAGTCCATAACCCTTTTGGGTTATGCGGCAATCATGCACTACTCGACCCGCCGAACACAAGCGGAAACATCTCGGCCCGGTCAATAGATCAGGCTGGTCAGGCTCATCAGCCCCGCGTTGAGCCGCAGGCTCATGCCACCGGCCAACACGCATAAGGAACGAGGGGGCGCCAGTGCGGCACGTCAGTGCGAACACGGCCGGGCCGGCTCCGCCTCCTATGGCGATGCGAGCAACTCCCGCGCCCTCAATATCGCGTCGTCCAGGTTCGCCACCACGTTTGCCTTTCCCGCCGCCTCGATGAATCCTGCTTGCTTCATCAGCACAAACGGCTGGGTATGGGGGCCGCACAGGATGAGGTTTTTGCCGCGTTTCCTGAGCTTGGCATGCATATCCTCCAGCACATGCAGCGCGCT carries:
- the dsrB gene encoding dissimilatory-type sulfite reductase subunit beta, which produces MNQAVQAEKPAAKRKPKETGVPENTQYLHPALLKNYGNWRYHDRPRPGVLHHVSHSGDEVWSVRAGTQRQMDVYTIRKLCDIADQFAEGRVRFTIRSNIEYIVSDEKKVDPLIAELEKSGFPVGGTGNSVTMIAHTQGWLHCDIPGTDASGVVKALMDELYEEFKREEMPNRVHLSTSCCEINCGGQADLAIIVQHTKPPKINHELVANVCERPAVVARCPVAAIRPAMVNGKPSLEIDESKCMCCGACYPPCPPMQINDPEYSKLAIWVGGKNSNARGKPTFMKMVASGLPNNAPRWPEVAEVVKNILHVYKEDARPWERMADWIDRIGWPRFFEKTGLPFTKYLIDDWRGSRANLNASTHIRF
- a CDS encoding TusE/DsrC/DsvC family sulfur relay protein, with amino-acid sequence MGHLIAGNELETDGDGYLLEPDYSEESVHVIAAAEGIELTPKHWEVINYLRNEYREHGHTPNFRNMLKGINEFWPEADSKALYDLFPTGPAKQGAKVAGLPQPYGKGGY
- a CDS encoding FAD-dependent oxidoreductase, whose product is MTFSRRDFIKASAAGIVIGAFPGLAFASSELVRKKGLRVVVVGGGFGGATAAKYIRKWSNNKIEVVLVERNPLFISCPMSNTVLGGSRKIEDLTLSYDTLEKKYGVKLIKGEVNAIDVEKQTVMLERGHLKYDRLVIAPGVDFMFDKIEGLDAKVAEESIPHAWKAGAQTVMLRKQLESMQDGGVVAISIPKGPYRCPPGPYERACQIAHYLKQNKPKSKVLVLDANPDITSKKGLFMAAWNELYPGMVEYRPNAMVLGVDAATKTARTEFEDVKADVLNVIPPMRSGVLADMAGVANVDARWCGVDFLSYTSRVHGNIHVIGDAVSAALPKSGHMATSQAKICAAAIIELMQGKQPDQHPIIANTCYSMVSDIEAMHVANVYHFNAEKQAMVSAEGGGVSAKRSELEGAFAAYWLKNILNDVLL
- a CDS encoding TauD/TfdA family dioxygenase, whose protein sequence is MPDAFDLHETESYLRWRERKLVVAPRSLDELIVEVRDPRALLPSEHGALMERIRRCNMAIYASPMHDADTQIPRLLGRQFGLERLDANWLAGEDGISEIRVFDGGTRKHYIPYTDKPIKWHTDGYYNPPERTIRAMVLHCIHDAANGGDNRLMDHEMAYLLLRDADPAHVRALMQADAMTIPERVDETDGVRAAQSGPVFSLDGSGNLHMRYTARTRSIEWKQDAATLAAVAALESLLAAEENPHVFHARLGPGMGLLCNNVLHDRAAFSDDSAHPRLLYRARYYDRIATP
- the cas6 gene encoding type I-MYXAN CRISPR-associated protein Cas6/Cmx6, producing the protein MAHSAPDMIDMVFGLEGGMLSGDYPFALWAALAARLPALAEDEHVGVLPLHLSASSEGMLLTGRSRLSLRLPTALTDVARALSGQQLDIPGATLRLGDCKARAIQPHPTLHAQLVACADDEIVFMDSIQAQLAGMGVAGKMICGRRRTLAGLQQTIQGYSLVLHDLSPDASLRVQSAGMGEARRFGCGFFVPHKVISDLE
- a CDS encoding class I cytochrome c, producing MKLFRLLILVIGLSLGAMAHADADKHSRNIAASCSACHGTDGYSEGGMPVLAGMDKALFVAQMKDFKSGARPATVMHQHAKGYSDEEIGILADFFAAQKRR
- a CDS encoding DsrE/DsrF/DrsH-like family protein; its protein translation is MTTKRMAIIATKGTLDMAYPPFILASTAAALGYEVQVFFTFYGLQLLRKDLSDVKISPLANPAMPMPVPMPVMVQMLPGMESMATMMMKQKLAKHGVASLEELRDLCLEADVKFIACQMTVDLFEFDKSEFIDNVEYGGATTFMGFAGETDICLFV
- a CDS encoding sulfurtransferase TusA family protein; amino-acid sequence: MSHQDLHANVTLDMRGLSCPAPLLGAKRVINDLKNGQVMLLLSDCPGTQDDLFAWAEQTHNQISKTVSMPDGGTGYYITRGKDETRTANVVLDIRGVTCPGPIVEAKKLLNGMHSGEVLKLISNCPGIHSDIAGWASMTGVKILETTEVSAGEYEFYLQKG
- a CDS encoding sulfurtransferase TusA family protein produces the protein MNFDKEYDASGLSCPLPILKTKKALAEMTSGQVLKMISTDCGSIKDMQAFADQTGNPLLEQAEEGGKYIFFMQKK
- a CDS encoding outer membrane protein transport protein, producing the protein MRVNKIVVSLFAAGIMASPLANATNGMFMEGYGPIATGMGGASMAYDNGNAAMANNPATLGLMKDGTNRLDVALGGLHPSITSKMPTMPDAKSGGTGYYMPAVGWSKKEGALAYGVGMFAVGGMGTEYTANDWVGAGSGKPSRSEVSVGNVIVPLSYDVTPDLTIAGSLDLVWGGMDLQMAMTTAQMGALAAGGNLTATGAAAAALPPFLGGATNIGYFNFTDGSAFTGKANSTGWAGKLGMTYKVSDQLTLGATYHSKTSIGDMTTGGAQMQLIDNAGSIGPAGTTYTLNGNISVVNFQFPENYGFGMALQATDDLLIAVDYKRIGWAKVMKDFHMTFSSADMGGINMDMKMPQNWKDQDVFNIGVAYRTSDALILRAGTNLSSNPVPDNTVNPLFPATIKNHYTVGAGYAFDKVSDLNVSLSYAPKVTVTAPAAAGGYTIDHSQLNWQLMYSHRF
- a CDS encoding DUF302 domain-containing protein produces the protein MTRFQFLLSVLLLVFSSWVSAQDKLSISTMKVQIARIQIQDAVSFEDATESLKLRANQHNIKFVGASPLYKEIEALTGKPAKRMEIFSFCDATTALKMIEADPSTIAFMPCRIALLEDMQGKRWVISMFMDPAMFKRLPVATRKEAERIMSHLKDMMLAASNGDL
- the dsrA gene encoding dissimilatory-type sulfite reductase subunit alpha translates to MAKKMHDTPNLDKLEDGPWPSFVTGLKDLAKDKDYVVDLLGQLEESYKTKKGYWKGGTVGVFGYGGGVIPRFTELKNEDGTPKFKDAAEFHTLRVMPPPGMHYDTDTLRKFCDIWEKYGSGLIAFHGQSGDIMFQGATTDNVQKAFDEINEMGFDLGGAGPAVRTSMSCVGAARCEQSCYNEAKAHRAVLNTFLDDIHRPSLPYKFKFKFSGCPNDCMNSVQRADMAVIGTWRDNIRTDEGLAKKWFAKHGMDELVNDVVARCPTKTFQLKEIGKVRKGEHISSVAVSDTHAVEIDNQDCVRCMHCINVMTGALAPGKDKGATILVGGKSHLKIGGLMGTVLIPFMKLDSDEDVEKLVDFAQRTIDFFAENALEHERTGEMIERIGLATFLDAMEIDADPAMISSPRMNPYVRTDGWDDEVAKIKAKKQAA